From one Bacillota bacterium genomic stretch:
- the yaaA gene encoding S4 domain-containing protein YaaA: MEEVKINTEYIKLDQFIKWAGITVTGSEAKQIIKSGRVKVNGEVRFERGKKLRKGDIVEVDGKTYKLG; this comes from the coding sequence TTGGAAGAGGTAAAAATCAATACCGAATATATAAAGTTGGACCAGTTTATTAAGTGGGCAGGTATAACTGTAACAGGTTCCGAAGCAAAACAAATAATCAAAAGTGGTAGAGTAAAAGTTAATGGAGAAGTGAGATTTGAAAGAGGAAAAAAGTTAAGAAAAGGTGATATTGTTGAAGTAGATGGGAAAACATATAAGTTGGGTTAA
- the gyrB gene encoding DNA topoisomerase (ATP-hydrolyzing) subunit B, protein MVDVTKENVVKENVVYDENQIQVLEGLEAVRKRPGMYIGSTSSKGLHHLVYEIVTNSIDEALAGRCDKIEIILESDNSVIVKDNGSGIPVGPHPKLGIPTVEVVHTMLHAGGKFGGGAYSVSGGLHGVGASVVNALSEYLIVEVSRNGNIYRQRYERGKAVSKLETIGKTDKTGTKTIFKPDPLIFEDIVFDYESMVNRYREMAFLNKGVKIILVDNRGEKPVEKVLYYEGGIVSFVEYINKNKEVIHEPPIYIEGVKDNIEVEIAMQYNDGYIENIYSYANNINTTEGGTHITGFKSAITKVLNDYARKYNILKENDKNLTGEDVREGLTAIISVKLHEPQFEGQTKTKLGNSEARSAVESILTEKLSYYLEENPSDARKILEKCLIAARSREAARKARELTRRKTALENTTLPGKLADCTEKNPALCEIYIVEGDSAGGSAKQGRDRRFQAILPLWGKMLNVEKARIDKVYGNDKLMPVITALGTGIGEEFDITKLRYHKVIIMADADVDGSHIRMLLLTFFFRYLRPLVEKGYIYIAQPPLYKISKGKEQVYAYDDKELEKIVLEKGWNKKDITIQRYKGLGEMSAEQLWETTMNPETRSILKVEIEDAVSADEIFTDLMGENVEPRKIYIHKHARDVKNLDI, encoded by the coding sequence ATGGTCGACGTTACAAAAGAAAATGTAGTAAAAGAAAATGTAGTATATGATGAAAATCAAATACAAGTATTGGAAGGACTTGAAGCTGTTAGAAAGCGGCCGGGGATGTATATAGGAAGCACATCAAGCAAAGGACTGCATCACCTTGTATATGAAATAGTTACTAATAGTATAGATGAAGCTCTTGCCGGAAGGTGCGATAAAATAGAAATAATATTGGAAAGTGATAACTCTGTTATAGTTAAGGATAATGGAAGCGGTATACCTGTTGGACCGCATCCAAAGCTTGGAATTCCGACAGTTGAGGTTGTCCATACAATGTTACATGCTGGCGGAAAATTTGGGGGAGGTGCATATAGTGTTTCAGGGGGACTGCATGGTGTTGGGGCTTCAGTAGTTAATGCATTATCAGAATATTTGATAGTAGAAGTAAGCAGAAATGGAAACATATACAGGCAAAGATATGAAAGAGGAAAGGCTGTTTCAAAACTGGAAACAATAGGAAAAACAGATAAGACTGGTACAAAGACAATATTTAAACCTGACCCTTTAATATTTGAAGATATTGTTTTTGATTACGAGTCGATGGTAAATAGATACAGGGAAATGGCATTTTTGAATAAAGGAGTTAAAATAATACTAGTGGACAACAGGGGAGAAAAGCCGGTAGAAAAAGTACTATATTATGAAGGGGGAATAGTTTCTTTTGTTGAGTATATAAATAAAAACAAAGAAGTTATTCATGAACCTCCAATATATATTGAAGGTGTTAAGGATAATATAGAAGTAGAAATAGCAATGCAGTATAATGACGGATATATAGAAAATATTTATAGTTATGCAAACAATATAAATACTACAGAAGGCGGAACTCATATTACTGGGTTTAAATCTGCAATAACAAAAGTTTTAAATGATTATGCAAGAAAGTATAATATTTTAAAAGAAAATGACAAGAATCTAACTGGTGAAGATGTAAGAGAAGGTCTTACGGCAATAATAAGTGTAAAATTACATGAACCTCAGTTTGAAGGCCAAACGAAAACTAAATTAGGAAATAGTGAAGCAAGAAGCGCTGTAGAAAGTATATTAACAGAAAAATTATCTTATTATTTAGAAGAAAATCCTTCAGATGCAAGAAAAATTCTGGAGAAGTGTCTGATAGCAGCAAGGAGCCGTGAAGCAGCAAGAAAGGCAAGAGAACTTACAAGGAGAAAAACAGCTTTGGAAAATACTACACTTCCAGGTAAATTGGCTGATTGCACTGAAAAGAATCCTGCTTTGTGTGAAATATATATTGTTGAAGGTGATTCGGCAGGTGGGTCCGCAAAGCAAGGAAGAGATCGAAGATTTCAAGCAATACTTCCTTTGTGGGGTAAAATGTTAAATGTAGAGAAGGCAAGAATAGACAAAGTTTATGGAAACGATAAATTAATGCCGGTAATAACTGCGCTGGGTACCGGAATAGGTGAAGAGTTTGATATAACAAAACTGAGGTACCATAAAGTAATTATAATGGCAGATGCTGATGTAGACGGATCACATATAAGGATGCTGTTGTTGACCTTTTTCTTTAGATATTTAAGGCCATTAGTTGAAAAAGGCTATATATATATCGCGCAACCGCCTTTATACAAAATTTCTAAAGGAAAAGAGCAGGTATATGCATATGATGATAAAGAATTGGAGAAAATTGTTTTGGAGAAAGGCTGGAATAAAAAAGATATAACAATACAAAGATATAAAGGCTTAGGTGAAATGAGTGCTGAACAATTATGGGAAACAACAATGAATCCGGAAACAAGATCAATATTAAAAGTAGAAATAGAGGATGCAGTGTCTGCAGATGAAATATTTACAGATTTAATGGGGGAAAACGTAGAACCAAGAAAAATATATATCCATAAACACGCTCGTGATGTAAAAAACTTGGATATATAA
- a CDS encoding TMEM165/GDT1 family protein: MCKSIITTFLLVFLAELGDKTQLSTMLLASKSHSIWHVFIGSSFALVLSSFIGVLAGSFINKILPQTYIQICSGIAFIIIGVLLVFGKI, from the coding sequence ATGTGTAAATCAATTATAACAACATTTTTACTTGTATTTTTAGCAGAATTAGGTGATAAGACCCAGCTTTCTACAATGCTCCTTGCATCGAAATCCCACTCAATTTGGCACGTATTTATTGGTTCATCTTTTGCGTTAGTACTTTCCTCTTTTATTGGCGTACTTGCTGGGTCGTTTATTAATAAAATTTTACCACAAACCTATATTCAAATTTGCTCCGGAATAGCATTTATTATTATAGGTGTATTACTTGTTTTTGGTAAAATTTGA
- the recF gene encoding DNA replication/repair protein RecF encodes MYIKELKLINFRNYSELDLDFCKDYNIIYGKNAQGKTNILEAIFLCSSGRSHRTIKDNELIKFMEENYYIKLIVEKKDIEKTIEIFYKRDERKRIKINDIPIKKNGELMGQLNTVLFSPEDMSIIKEGPNERRRFIDIALSQIKPTYFYDLQQYSRILTQRNHLLRDVTKSENKKGKLKDTLGVWSEKLAETGSRIILERIKYLSKLNKKAFENHKKLTGGREEIEIIYSPSINVGNCNDIEEVRKEFIRHIEKDKEKEIQIGTTLYGPQRDDIEIKINKRNVRMYGSQGQQRTAVLTLKFSEIEILRELIGEYPVLLLDDVFSELDSIRQEYIIESLENIQTFITCTDKKFYDSGIKKKNTKLYFVENGKVEKES; translated from the coding sequence TTGTATATAAAGGAGCTTAAGTTAATAAACTTTAGAAATTATAGTGAATTGGATTTAGATTTTTGTAAGGATTATAATATAATATATGGGAAGAATGCACAAGGAAAGACAAATATTCTTGAAGCTATATTTTTATGTTCATCCGGCAGATCCCACAGGACGATAAAAGATAATGAGCTAATTAAATTTATGGAAGAAAACTATTATATAAAACTTATAGTAGAGAAAAAAGACATAGAAAAAACTATAGAGATATTCTATAAAAGAGACGAAAGAAAAAGAATAAAAATTAATGATATCCCTATAAAGAAGAATGGTGAATTAATGGGACAACTTAATACAGTATTATTTTCCCCTGAAGACATGTCCATTATAAAAGAAGGGCCTAATGAAAGAAGGAGGTTTATAGATATAGCATTAAGCCAAATAAAACCGACATATTTTTATGATTTGCAGCAGTATTCAAGAATATTGACACAAAGAAACCACCTGTTAAGAGATGTAACCAAAAGCGAGAATAAAAAAGGTAAGCTAAAAGACACTCTTGGAGTATGGAGTGAGAAGCTGGCAGAAACAGGTTCGCGAATTATATTGGAGAGAATAAAATATTTGTCAAAACTAAATAAAAAAGCTTTTGAAAACCATAAAAAGCTTACTGGTGGCAGAGAGGAAATTGAAATAATATACAGTCCATCTATTAATGTTGGAAATTGCAATGATATCGAAGAAGTAAGAAAAGAGTTTATAAGGCATATAGAAAAAGACAAGGAAAAAGAGATACAAATCGGAACAACCTTATATGGACCACAGAGAGACGATATAGAGATAAAGATAAATAAAAGAAATGTTAGAATGTACGGCTCACAGGGTCAACAAAGGACTGCAGTACTAACATTAAAGTTTTCGGAAATTGAAATTTTAAGGGAATTAATAGGTGAGTATCCTGTACTTTTATTAGACGATGTGTTTTCTGAGTTAGACAGTATAAGACAGGAATATATAATTGAAAGTTTAGAAAATATACAAACTTTTATAACCTGCACAGATAAAAAATTTTATGATAGCGGTATCAAAAAAAAGAATACAAAATTATATTTTGTTGAAAACGGGAAGGTTGAAAAGGAAAGTTGA
- a CDS encoding DUF370 domain-containing protein: protein MFLHIGSDYVIPIKSIIAILDLEKTTVSKDTKDFLRIAEEEGFIETINDDIPKSFIVTETDKKSKIYLSSISSITLQKRANYLREIAIDK from the coding sequence ATGTTTTTGCATATAGGGAGTGATTATGTAATACCTATAAAGAGTATTATAGCTATTCTAGACCTTGAAAAAACAACTGTTTCAAAGGATACAAAGGATTTTTTAAGGATTGCGGAAGAAGAGGGATTTATAGAAACTATAAATGATGACATACCAAAATCCTTTATTGTAACTGAAACAGATAAGAAAAGTAAAATATATCTGTCTTCAATTTCATCAATAACATTGCAAAAACGGGCAAATTATTTAAGAGAAATAGCAATAGATAAGTAA